A DNA window from Ovis aries strain OAR_USU_Benz2616 breed Rambouillet chromosome 7, ARS-UI_Ramb_v3.0, whole genome shotgun sequence contains the following coding sequences:
- the LOC101121860 gene encoding olfactory receptor 11H6-like: MYILLANFSFLEMWYVTSTVPSMLANFLSETKTISFSGCFLQFYFFFSMGTTETFILSAMAFDRYLAICRPLHYPTVMTVQRCIRMGACCWVCGFSCFLLPVYLISQLPFCGPNTIDHFLCDPGPLMKLSCVPAPATEIICATFNSALIFSTFLFITSSYTLVIRAVLRVPSAEGRHKAFSTCGSHLAVVSLFYGSIMVMYVSPTAGNPAGIQKIVTLFYSVMTPLFNPLIYSLRNKEMKEALRKLFRSVIFGQRKPLKN, translated from the coding sequence atgtacatCCTGCTGGCCAATTTTTCCTTCCTGGAGATGTGGTATGTCACTTCTACTGTCCCCAGTATGCTAGCCAACTTTCTCTCTGAGACCAAGaccatctccttctctggctgctttctgcagttttacttcttcttctccATGGGCACCACTGAGACCTTCATCTTGTCTGCCATGGCCTTTGACAGGTACCTTGCCATCTGCAGGCCCCTTCACTACCCCACTGTCATGACAGTTCAACGCTGCATCAGAATGGGAGCCTGCTGCTGGGTGTGTGgcttttcctgttttctcctcCCAGTTTATCTCATCTCCCAGCTTCCTTTTTGTGGCCCCAATACTATTGATCACTTCCTATGTGACCCAGGACCCCTTATGAAGTTGTCTTGCGTGCCAGCTCCTGCCACTGAGATTATCTGTGCCACCTTTAATTCAGCCCTAATTTTTTCCACTTTCCTGTTCATTACCAGCTCCTACACCCTGGTGATCAGAGCTGTGCTTAGGGTCCCCTCAGCAGAAGGCCGGCATAAGGCTTTCTCTACATGTGGTTCCCATCTGGCTGTGGTGTCTCTGTTCTATGGCTCCATCATGGTGATGTATGTGAGCCCAACGGCAGGCAATCCAGCAGGAATTCAGAAAATTGTGACCTTATTTTATTCTGTGATGACACCACTTTTCAATCCCTTGATCTACAGCCTCCGGAATAAGGAAATGAAGGAGGCCCTGAGAAAACTATTTAGGAGCGTGATATTTGGTCAAAGAAAGCCTCTCAAGAACTAG